The Mesorhizobium sp. B2-8-5 genome segment AGGCGCCCAATGGCGGGCGCCACAGGCAAAGCTGCCGCTCAGGTCACCACGCGATCCCGGATGCACGGACGCGAGAGGGCCCGGACGGCAGCTTTTTCGTTTTGGCCGACACGCAATCGACGGCGCTGGCCCCAAGCAGCGCCCAACGGGAGACGACGATGACGAGATGGATCGGAACGACATTCCTCAAGGATTTCACCCGCCGCGATTTCCTGGCGAGCAGCGCGCTGACGGCGGTGCTGTTCATCGCCGCGCTGCTCTTGTTTCCCGCCAGCCACGAAGCCGAAGGCAAGGGTCCGCAAGTGACCGCGCAAGCCCCGTCGCGCTGACCATGATCAACACCACACGCGGCGCCTTCCTCGCTGCAAACTGGAGCTAGCCATGACCGCAAATCTCCCAGCCGCGCCCAGCCAGGACAGTGCTCCCCGGCAGGCGCTTACCATGTCCACCATCGCCTTCACCGTCTGCTTCGCGGTGTGGACGATCTTTTCCATCATCGGCGTTCGCATCAAGCAGGAGCTTGGGCTCAACGAGACCGAGTTCGGCCTGCTGGTCGGCACGCCGATCCTGACGGGCTCGCTCGTGCGCATGGTGCTCGGCGTCTGGACCGACCGCTATGGCGGCCGCCTGGTCTACACAGCGACCATGCTCGCGGCCGCAGTCGCGACCTTCCTGCTCGCTTTCGC includes the following:
- a CDS encoding twin-arginine translocation signal domain-containing protein, which produces MTRWIGTTFLKDFTRRDFLASSALTAVLFIAALLLFPASHEAEGKGPQVTAQAPSR